Proteins encoded by one window of Capra hircus breed San Clemente chromosome 8, ASM170441v1, whole genome shotgun sequence:
- the GCNT1 gene encoding beta-1,3-galactosyl-O-glycosyl-glycoprotein beta-1,6-N-acetylglucosaminyltransferase has protein sequence MLRKLWRRKLFSYPTKYFFLFLAFSVVTFTVLRIHQKPEFVNFRHLELFEENPSSNVNCTKILQGDVDEIQKVKLESLTVKFKKRTRWTNDDYINMTGDCASFIKKRKYIIEPLSKEEAEFPIAYSIVVHHKIEMLDRLLRAIYMPQNFYCIHVDRKSEKSFLAAAVGIASCFSNVFVASQLESVVYASWSRVQADLNCMQDLYRINAGWKYLINLCGMDFPIKTNLEIVRKLKLLMGENNLETERMPSHKKERWKKHYEVVNGKLTNMGTDKIHPPLETPLFSGSAYFVVSREYVEYVLQNQNIQKFMEWAKDTYSPDEYLWATIQRIPEVPGSLSLSQKYDMSDMQAIARFVKWQYFEGDVSKGAPYPPCSGVHVRSVCVFGAGDLNWLLHVHHLFANKFDTDIDLFAIQCLDEHLRHKALETLKP, from the coding sequence ATGCTGAGGAAGTTGTGGAGGAGGAAACTTTTTTCTTATCCCACTAAATACTTCTtcttatttcttgctttttcggtggTCACATTCACTGTTTTAAGAATTCATCAAAAGCCTGAATTTGTAAATTTTAGACATTTGGAGCTGTTTGAAGAGAATCCTAGTAGCAATGTTAATTGCACCAAAATTCTACAGGGTGATGTAGATGAAATCCAAAAGGTAAAGCTTGAGAGTCTaacagtgaaatttaaaaagcGCACTCGATGGACAAACGATGACTATATAAACATGACTGGTGACTGCGCTTCTTTCATCAAGAAGCGCAAATATATTATAGAACCACTTAGTAAAGAAGAGGCGGAATTTCCAATAGCATATTCTATAGTGGTTCATCACAAAATTGAAATGCTTGACAGGCTCCTGAGGGCCATCTATATGCCTCAGAATTTCTATTGTATTCACGTGGATAGAAAATCAGAGAAATCCTTTTTGGCTGCAGCTGTTGGCATCGCATCCTGCTTCAGTAATGTCTTTGTCGCCAGTCAGCTGGAGAGCGTGGTGTATGCGTCCTGGAGCCGGGTTCAGGCTGACCTTAACTGCATGCAGGACCTCTACCGGATAAATGCAGGCTGGAAGTACTTGATAAATCTCTGCGGTATGGATTTTCCTATTAAAACCAACCTGGAAATTGTCAGGAAGCTCAAGCTGTTGATGGGCGAGAACAACCTAGAAACGGAGAGAATGCCATCCCATAAGAAAGAAAGGTGGAAAAAGCATTATGAAGTCGTGAATGGAAAGCTGACAAACATGGGGACTGACAAAATACATCCACCTCTTGAAACACCTCTGTTTTCAGGCAGTGCCTATTTCGTGGTCAGTAGGGAGTATGTGGAGTACGTGCTCCAGAACCAAAATATCCAAAAGTTTATGGAGTGGGCAAAAGACACATACAGCCCAGATGAGTATCTCTGGGCCACTATTCAGAGGATCCCCGAAGTCCCAGGGTCATTGTCCTTAAGCCAAAAGTATGACATGTCTGACATGCAAGCGATTGCCAGATTTGTTAAATGGCAGTACTTTGAAGGAGACGTTTCCAAGGGCGCCCCCTACCCGCCGTGCAGCGGCGTCCACGTGCGCTCTGTGTGCGTTTTCGGAGCTGGTGATTTGAACTGGCTGTTGCACGTGCACCACTTGTTTGCCAACAAATTCGACACGGACATCGACCTCTTTGCCATCCAGTGTTTGGATGAGCATCTGAGGCATAAAGCCCTGGAGACGTTAAAACCCTAA